A window from bacterium encodes these proteins:
- the fusA gene encoding elongation factor G: MKSYAPDKIRNICLASHGGTGKTTLSEAILYVAGEKKRFGTIEEGSTASDYNSDEIERKFSINTSLMHCEWKGVKINILDTPGYADFRGEVRGAMSVTDMVIIPVKATALMDVGTEIAWDYAAEHNLPVMFVINELDKENSNFDKTFDVLVERFGGDRHIVEIGFPIGEGRADFNKIFDIIKMQLLKFNTDKSGTYEALDVPNEFKERLNKLHEILIEDAAESEEKFMEDYFETGTLTDDEFATGLREGILARKIIPVFCTNGINSVGVRPLLDFIVDFGPSPAEMPAKKGLSATGASETRECKLDAPFSAFVFKTLSEPHVGEMSLFRVYSGAVKTGDDVLNANKGLMERIGQVFLLNGKERVDSGQIGAGDIAALVKLKDTHTNNSLCDKNKTVRYEEIKFPDPIITFAIIPKGKADETKISTGLHSLHEEDPSFVYTYDTETLQSIVSGQGEMHLTIITKRLKDRFGVEVDLIDARIPYKETIRGSIKDAEFKHKKQSGGRGQYGHVHLKIEPKKRGEGFEFIDDIVGGVVPGRFIPAVEKGVTEAMTSGVIAGYTVVDVKVSLFDGSYHDVDSDELSFKIAGAQAFRKGFKDAHPVILEPIYEIEVKIPEEYMGAIMGDISGRRGQIQGMEADGHFQIVRAHVPLAELQKYATILRSMTSGRGVFRKKFTHYAELPHELAHKIIQEYEERRAQGEK; this comes from the coding sequence ATGAAATCTTACGCTCCTGACAAAATCCGTAATATTTGTCTTGCGTCGCACGGTGGCACCGGCAAAACAACGTTATCCGAAGCCATTCTGTATGTAGCCGGCGAAAAAAAACGATTTGGCACGATTGAAGAAGGGTCTACCGCGAGCGATTATAATTCAGACGAAATTGAACGTAAATTTTCGATCAATACATCGCTGATGCATTGCGAATGGAAAGGAGTGAAGATCAATATCCTCGACACGCCGGGATATGCCGACTTTCGCGGTGAAGTTCGCGGAGCTATGAGCGTAACTGACATGGTGATCATTCCGGTCAAAGCAACTGCGCTTATGGATGTAGGAACCGAAATTGCGTGGGACTACGCCGCTGAACATAACCTGCCTGTTATGTTTGTAATCAACGAATTAGACAAAGAAAATTCAAATTTCGATAAAACATTTGACGTGTTGGTAGAACGTTTCGGAGGCGATCGTCACATTGTCGAAATTGGTTTTCCTATCGGCGAAGGCCGGGCTGATTTCAATAAGATCTTCGATATCATCAAAATGCAGTTATTGAAATTCAACACCGATAAATCCGGTACGTACGAAGCCCTGGATGTTCCAAACGAATTCAAAGAACGCTTAAATAAACTTCACGAAATCTTGATCGAAGATGCGGCGGAGAGTGAAGAAAAATTCATGGAGGATTATTTTGAAACCGGTACCCTGACAGATGATGAATTTGCAACCGGTTTGCGTGAAGGTATCCTCGCACGCAAAATCATTCCTGTTTTCTGCACCAACGGTATCAATTCAGTCGGTGTTCGTCCGCTGCTTGATTTCATAGTTGATTTCGGTCCTTCACCGGCGGAAATGCCTGCCAAAAAAGGTTTGTCTGCAACCGGCGCTTCTGAAACGCGTGAATGCAAATTAGACGCTCCGTTTTCAGCTTTTGTTTTCAAAACACTCAGTGAACCGCATGTCGGCGAAATGTCGTTATTCCGTGTATACTCTGGTGCGGTAAAAACCGGCGACGATGTGTTGAATGCTAACAAAGGTTTGATGGAGCGTATCGGACAGGTGTTTTTGCTCAATGGAAAAGAGCGCGTCGATAGCGGTCAGATCGGCGCCGGCGACATTGCAGCATTGGTTAAACTCAAAGACACTCATACTAATAATAGTTTATGCGATAAAAACAAAACAGTCCGATATGAAGAAATAAAGTTTCCCGATCCGATTATTACGTTCGCTATTATTCCGAAAGGAAAAGCCGACGAAACCAAGATCAGTACCGGGCTTCATTCACTCCATGAAGAAGATCCTTCGTTTGTTTATACCTACGATACCGAAACGTTACAGAGCATTGTCAGTGGTCAAGGTGAAATGCATCTGACTATCATTACCAAAAGACTGAAAGACCGTTTCGGCGTGGAAGTAGATTTGATCGATGCACGAATTCCATACAAAGAGACTATCCGGGGATCGATCAAAGACGCTGAATTTAAGCATAAAAAACAATCCGGAGGCCGAGGGCAATACGGACATGTACACCTGAAAATTGAGCCCAAAAAACGCGGCGAAGGTTTTGAATTTATTGACGACATCGTTGGAGGCGTCGTACCGGGACGTTTCATTCCGGCCGTTGAAAAGGGCGTGACGGAGGCCATGACGAGCGGTGTTATAGCCGGTTATACGGTAGTTGACGTCAAAGTCAGCTTATTTGATGGATCGTATCACGATGTCGATTCGGATGAATTGTCATTCAAAATCGCTGGCGCTCAGGCATTCCGCAAAGGATTTAAAGACGCGCATCCGGTAATTCTCGAGCCGATTTATGAAATTGAGGTTAAGATTCCTGAAGAATACATGGGTGCCATTATGGGCGATATTTCAGGCCGCCGCGGTCAAATCCAAGGTATGGAGGCTGATGGCCATTTCCAGATTGTCCGTGCTCACGTGCCATTGGCTGAATTACAAAAATATGCAACTATTCTGCGGTCGATGACCAGCGGTCGAGGCGTTTTCAGAAAAAAATTCACGCATTATGCTGAACTGCCTCACGAACTTGCGCATAAGATCATCCAGGAATACGAAGAAAGACGCGCTCAAGGCGAGAAGTAA
- a CDS encoding D-alanine--D-alanine ligase, translating into MNLVIFAGGTSSERDVSLSSSSAVFKAMHDTGHSVTMIDTASGNLITPEMLAQIGSAPPDRIAMEKAAEKQLAVYSQLIDSDIVKKADAVFLGLHGGIGENGKLQSLLDLAKIRYTGSGVLASALAMNKVMSKRVFESIGVPTPQYLFFKKDESHSKIITRIETDFRFPLIVKPNEEGSTVGLSLVKEKSELTNAIHKAAQYSDILVEEYIAGRELTVAVVGGEALPVIEIIPQSGFYDYEHKYTKGKTQYVCPADISPNVADDARRFAKMAFDGINCQGYARIDFRLSPEEKLYCLEVNTLPGMTATSLVPKAAKAVGMEFDKLIEKIIQLAIAKT; encoded by the coding sequence ATGAACCTGGTTATTTTTGCAGGTGGAACGTCAAGTGAACGGGATGTCTCATTGTCTTCTTCATCGGCTGTTTTTAAAGCCATGCACGACACCGGCCACAGTGTGACAATGATCGACACGGCTTCCGGTAATCTCATTACGCCGGAAATGCTTGCTCAAATTGGTTCCGCACCGCCGGACAGAATTGCAATGGAAAAAGCGGCTGAAAAACAATTGGCGGTCTATTCGCAGTTGATTGATTCGGATATCGTAAAAAAAGCTGATGCGGTTTTTTTAGGCTTACACGGCGGTATCGGCGAAAATGGGAAACTTCAAAGTCTTCTCGATTTGGCGAAAATTCGTTACACAGGTTCCGGTGTTCTTGCAAGCGCATTGGCAATGAACAAAGTCATGTCGAAACGGGTTTTTGAAAGCATCGGCGTTCCGACCCCGCAATATTTGTTTTTTAAAAAGGACGAATCGCATTCAAAAATTATTACAAGAATTGAAACGGATTTTAGATTTCCGTTAATTGTTAAACCTAATGAAGAAGGCTCAACAGTAGGACTGTCGCTCGTAAAAGAAAAATCAGAATTGACCAATGCAATTCATAAAGCGGCGCAATATAGCGATATCCTCGTCGAAGAGTATATTGCAGGGCGAGAATTGACCGTCGCTGTAGTAGGAGGTGAGGCTTTGCCGGTAATCGAGATCATTCCTCAAAGCGGTTTTTACGACTACGAACACAAATATACTAAAGGCAAAACACAATATGTTTGTCCCGCAGATATTTCGCCTAATGTTGCTGATGATGCCCGGCGTTTTGCAAAAATGGCATTTGATGGAATCAACTGCCAGGGATATGCACGAATTGATTTCCGGTTAAGTCCGGAAGAAAAGCTGTATTGCCTGGAAGTCAATACACTGCCGGGAATGACGGCAACAAGCCTGGTCCCAAAAGCGGCCAAAGCGGTAGGTATGGAATTTGATAAATTGATCGAAAAAATCATTCAGTTGGCCATCGCTAAGACATGA
- a CDS encoding 3-isopropylmalate dehydrogenase — protein sequence MKKIAVIPGDGIGTEVIHEALKVIEATQAKKPMDIDLVRMDYGAEKYLKTKITMPEEQYDDFKKNYSAILMGAFGDPRVPGNEHAKDILLGTRFKLDLYVNFRPVKLLDERFCPLKNKTPMDVNFTVFRENTEGVYVGVGGIFKKNTPDEIAIQEEINTRKGVERIIRYAFEFARKNNLKKLAMADKSNAMQYGHNLWYRCFFETAKEYPEITSKHFYIDALAMMMIREPENFEVIVTNNLFGDIITDIGAQLQGGMGLAASGNINPNGVSMFEPVHGSAPDIAGKNLANPMAAVLTAEMMLRHLGFTTNADMIDRAARIAIQKNKLTQELGGSLGTKECGDFICEVIKNGN from the coding sequence ATGAAAAAAATTGCAGTCATACCCGGTGACGGTATCGGCACGGAAGTAATTCACGAAGCTTTAAAAGTCATCGAAGCTACTCAGGCCAAGAAGCCAATGGATATTGATCTGGTTAGAATGGATTATGGTGCTGAAAAATATCTCAAAACAAAAATAACGATGCCTGAAGAGCAATACGATGATTTTAAAAAAAATTATTCAGCGATTCTCATGGGCGCGTTCGGCGATCCACGCGTTCCAGGTAACGAACATGCCAAAGACATTTTGCTTGGTACCCGGTTTAAGTTGGATTTATACGTCAATTTTCGGCCGGTTAAATTGCTTGATGAACGTTTTTGTCCTCTGAAAAATAAAACTCCCATGGATGTGAATTTTACCGTTTTTCGTGAAAATACGGAAGGTGTTTATGTGGGTGTGGGAGGAATTTTTAAGAAAAATACTCCTGACGAAATTGCTATACAGGAAGAGATCAATACGCGTAAGGGCGTTGAGCGTATTATCCGTTACGCATTTGAATTTGCCCGCAAAAACAATCTGAAAAAACTTGCGATGGCCGATAAAAGCAATGCGATGCAATACGGGCACAACTTGTGGTATCGTTGTTTTTTTGAAACTGCCAAAGAATATCCTGAAATTACTTCAAAACATTTTTATATTGATGCTTTGGCGATGATGATGATCCGTGAACCGGAAAATTTTGAAGTTATCGTGACGAACAATCTTTTTGGCGATATTATCACGGATATCGGTGCACAACTGCAGGGTGGAATGGGTTTGGCTGCATCCGGAAATATTAATCCTAACGGTGTATCGATGTTTGAGCCGGTTCACGGAAGTGCACCGGATATAGCTGGAAAAAATTTAGCCAATCCGATGGCAGCCGTTCTCACGGCTGAAATGATGTTGCGCCATCTTGGTTTTACGACCAATGCCGACATGATTGACCGGGCAGCGCGTATTGCTATCCAAAAAAACAAGTTAACGCAGGAACTCGGTGGAAGCCTTGGAACAAAAGAATGCGGTGATTTTATTTGTGAAGTAATTAAAAACGGTAATTAA
- a CDS encoding NADH-quinone oxidoreductase subunit N: MEVFIPDTNMSAIMPQIILTIGACLVLLLSVFVHSTRKYLGYLSALTCVAALVNTFMIWDINQTVFAGMITINSYSNAFNMIILISATLIALVTHDAVDDHKIGEFFSIVLISTLGMMIMASSQNLLVIFLGLEILSIGLYVLIGMNRARVHSLEAALKYFLLGAFASGFFLYGISLTYGTTGSFDLVKISRYLQTNNMLGDPLMLSALAMLLIGFGFKVALVPFHMWSPDVYQGAPAPITGFIATAPKAAAFAAFARVFVEAFAPLHIDWSTILYWICIITMVTGNLLALIQTDIKRMLAFSSIAHAGYIIMAILSGPKLADSNPGFVSNSIAFYVMVYALMNLTAFSIIYIFESREGRNLKIENFAGFGAKYPMLSVGMTIAMLSLAGIPLTGGFIAKLQIFSTAIDAGYVGLTIVAVITALISVYYYLNVLVKMYFSEPEEPLEDVEVSKATSLALMLSSAGIIVLGVLPSLMMKLM, encoded by the coding sequence GTGGAAGTCTTTATTCCTGATACGAACATGTCGGCTATTATGCCGCAAATTATTTTAACCATTGGCGCCTGCCTCGTTCTTTTATTAAGCGTTTTTGTGCACAGCACGCGAAAATACCTGGGTTACCTATCCGCCTTGACGTGCGTTGCCGCATTGGTCAATACGTTTATGATTTGGGACATCAATCAGACGGTTTTCGCAGGTATGATCACGATCAATAGCTATTCCAACGCTTTCAACATGATCATTTTGATCAGTGCAACCCTGATTGCTTTAGTTACGCATGATGCTGTCGATGATCATAAAATTGGTGAGTTTTTTTCCATCGTTTTGATTTCAACTCTTGGCATGATGATCATGGCTTCGAGTCAGAATTTATTGGTTATCTTCCTGGGCTTGGAAATTTTATCGATCGGACTTTACGTTCTGATAGGTATGAATCGCGCCCGCGTTCATTCGCTTGAAGCCGCGCTCAAATATTTTCTATTGGGCGCTTTTGCTTCCGGATTTTTCCTTTATGGCATTTCGCTGACGTATGGCACAACCGGCAGTTTTGATCTGGTTAAAATCAGCCGCTACTTGCAGACCAATAACATGCTGGGCGATCCGTTGATGCTGAGTGCATTAGCTATGCTTTTGATCGGTTTCGGATTTAAAGTGGCGTTGGTGCCTTTTCACATGTGGTCACCCGATGTTTATCAGGGCGCTCCTGCACCGATCACCGGTTTTATTGCCACCGCCCCAAAAGCGGCCGCATTTGCAGCTTTTGCACGCGTATTCGTCGAAGCTTTCGCACCGCTTCACATTGACTGGTCGACCATTCTATATTGGATCTGCATTATCACAATGGTTACCGGTAATTTATTGGCATTGATCCAAACAGACATCAAACGCATGCTTGCTTTTTCAAGTATCGCGCATGCCGGTTACATTATCATGGCTATTCTCTCTGGACCTAAGTTGGCTGACAGTAATCCCGGCTTTGTGTCCAATTCGATAGCTTTTTATGTGATGGTTTATGCGCTCATGAATCTTACGGCGTTTTCGATCATTTACATTTTTGAAAGCCGCGAAGGGCGTAATCTTAAAATCGAAAATTTCGCCGGATTCGGCGCTAAATATCCCATGCTCAGCGTAGGAATGACGATTGCCATGTTATCGCTGGCGGGCATTCCTCTCACCGGCGGTTTTATTGCCAAACTACAAATTTTCTCCACGGCCATCGATGCGGGATATGTCGGATTAACCATCGTCGCTGTTATCACGGCGCTGATTTCGGTTTATTATTATCTCAACGTGTTGGTTAAAATGTATTTCAGCGAACCCGAAGAACCGTTGGAAGACGTAGAAGTTTCTAAAGCCACTTCGCTGGCATTGATGCTCAGCAGCGCCGGAATCATCGTGCTCGGTGTCCTTCCGTCTTTGATGATGAAATTAATGTAA
- a CDS encoding threonine/serine dehydratase, giving the protein MITYDDVLAAYRKVAPVVHHTPILMSNILNDRSGNSLFFKCENFQRGGSFKIRGAYNKISSLTFDQLQRGVAAFSSGNHAQGVALAAKLLNTSAKIVMPTDSPKSKVEGTQNYGAQIVFYDRMKEDREVIGKKIAEEENRALVVPFNDDYIIAGQGTIGIEIYDRFKDLDYAFFPVGGGGLISGNAVSLKHLMPHIRVIGVETEAANDAYQSFRTDKIVAIAPPKTIADGMRTLSLGPKTFEIIKNKVDDIVLVSDKEVIAAMELIYSRLKIIVEPTAAVPLAAVLKNELNLHNKKIAVLLSGGNVDVDVFFDFLKTQAN; this is encoded by the coding sequence ATGATTACGTACGATGATGTTTTAGCTGCTTATAGGAAAGTGGCGCCTGTAGTTCACCATACTCCTATCCTGATGTCCAATATTTTAAATGATCGTTCCGGAAATTCGCTTTTTTTTAAATGTGAAAATTTCCAGCGCGGTGGTTCATTTAAAATTCGAGGAGCTTATAATAAAATCAGTTCATTAACGTTTGATCAACTCCAACGCGGTGTCGCTGCTTTTTCATCGGGTAATCATGCTCAGGGTGTCGCGCTGGCGGCAAAGCTGCTGAACACTTCCGCAAAAATTGTGATGCCGACCGACTCGCCTAAATCCAAAGTGGAAGGAACACAAAACTACGGCGCTCAAATTGTTTTCTATGATCGAATGAAAGAAGACCGCGAAGTTATTGGAAAAAAAATTGCTGAAGAAGAAAACCGTGCGCTTGTTGTTCCTTTTAATGACGATTACATCATTGCTGGCCAAGGAACAATTGGAATAGAAATATACGATCGTTTCAAAGATTTGGATTATGCGTTTTTTCCGGTGGGCGGCGGCGGTTTGATTTCCGGAAATGCCGTTTCGCTTAAACATTTGATGCCTCATATTCGCGTAATCGGAGTTGAAACAGAAGCTGCTAACGACGCCTATCAGTCATTTCGCACTGATAAAATTGTAGCAATCGCACCGCCAAAAACCATCGCCGACGGAATGCGAACATTATCTTTGGGGCCGAAAACTTTTGAAATTATAAAAAATAAAGTTGATGATATTGTACTCGTGAGTGATAAAGAAGTTATAGCGGCCATGGAACTTATTTATTCACGACTAAAAATCATTGTTGAACCAACCGCCGCCGTTCCTCTCGCTGCTGTACTGAAAAACGAATTGAATCTGCATAATAAAAAAATAGCCGTTTTATTAAGCGGTGGCAATGTAGATGTGGATGTTTTTTTTGATTTTTTAAAAACTCAGGCTAATTAA
- a CDS encoding glycosyltransferase, translating to MSFLIDYAPLFASHIMGYGYFVAKIGGYLLYRPYRDNTNGLKTAVVVPVYNEDAHLFRSCLESILNQSHQPDEIFIIDDASSNDECYQIAYNFSLGNPRITVHRFAKNIGKRMIHKWVVERSQADILANIDSDVIVQPHALEEALKPFANSAIQGVATHTTAINYRVNWLTRYLGTVLISQDFDRAALSVFDSAYATGRLCLFRTLIYKEYMNDYIYERFLGASMRTGDDSCMTRLAMRRGRVVYQETAHVQTPVAESLKVFLQQFLRWERNTLQTNLRFIMELKIVRPFWLFNVLDLFSRLLFGPLFVVGVIINPEIALKSFAAFYLIFLMLSIRGRTSVLNERMSWFWLLVAPILKVVQSMIATPIRAFALLTIRKDTWGTRQEMFV from the coding sequence ATGTCTTTTTTGATAGACTATGCTCCTTTGTTCGCATCTCATATAATGGGTTATGGCTATTTTGTTGCTAAAATAGGTGGGTACCTATTATACCGTCCATACCGGGACAATACAAATGGCTTAAAGACTGCAGTAGTTGTTCCGGTTTATAATGAGGATGCACACCTTTTTAGGTCTTGCCTGGAATCTATTCTGAATCAATCGCACCAACCTGATGAAATTTTCATTATTGATGATGCATCATCAAATGATGAGTGTTATCAAATCGCTTATAATTTTTCGTTAGGTAATCCTCGAATAACTGTACACCGTTTCGCTAAAAATATAGGCAAGAGAATGATCCATAAATGGGTCGTTGAACGGTCGCAAGCTGATATTTTAGCCAATATCGATAGCGATGTTATCGTTCAGCCCCATGCTTTGGAAGAGGCGCTCAAGCCTTTTGCCAATAGTGCCATACAGGGCGTTGCTACACATACTACAGCGATCAATTATCGGGTTAATTGGCTGACTCGGTATCTTGGAACAGTTCTGATTTCGCAAGATTTTGATCGTGCTGCGCTTTCCGTTTTTGATTCAGCCTATGCAACCGGAAGATTGTGTTTATTCAGAACATTGATATATAAAGAATATATGAACGATTATATTTACGAGCGATTTCTAGGCGCCTCTATGCGAACAGGTGATGATTCTTGTATGACGCGTTTGGCAATGCGTCGCGGGAGGGTAGTGTATCAAGAAACAGCTCACGTTCAAACACCAGTCGCCGAAAGTCTCAAAGTTTTTTTGCAACAATTTCTCAGGTGGGAGCGCAATACGCTTCAAACCAATTTACGATTTATAATGGAATTAAAAATTGTAAGGCCTTTTTGGCTATTTAATGTGCTTGATTTATTTTCTCGCCTGCTGTTTGGGCCTTTGTTTGTAGTCGGTGTTATCATAAATCCTGAAATTGCTCTCAAATCATTTGCAGCCTTTTATCTTATATTTCTAATGCTTTCCATTCGCGGCCGCACTAGTGTTCTAAACGAAAGGATGAGTTGGTTTTGGCTCCTCGTAGCTCCTATTTTAAAAGTCGTACAATCTATGATCGCTACACCGATTAGAGCCTTTGCTCTTTTGACGATCCGTAAAGATACATGGGGTACTCGTCAGGAGATGTTTGTATAA
- a CDS encoding enoyl-CoA hydratase/isomerase family protein, whose protein sequence is MAYKNILLETKNKIAYLTINRPDKLNALNSETFTELYDAFKKLNDDSQVIGVILTGSGEKAFVAGADITELAVQTPVTAKEFALRSEVVLCFIERMNKPVIAAVNGFALGGGCELSMACHMRIASENAKFGQPEVNLGLIAGNGGTQRLPRLVGKGRAIELLCTGDMISAEEAFRIGLANRVVKKEELISTCEKMLNTIGSKAPVAVKLTLEAVQSGMEMTLAEGLNFEANLFGLVFSSDDMKEGTKAFMEKRKPNFQGK, encoded by the coding sequence ATGGCTTATAAAAATATTTTACTGGAAACGAAAAACAAGATCGCTTACCTGACGATCAACCGACCGGATAAGCTGAATGCCCTGAATTCGGAAACATTCACTGAATTGTACGATGCGTTTAAAAAGTTAAACGATGATTCTCAAGTAATCGGCGTAATTCTAACAGGCAGCGGTGAAAAAGCTTTTGTAGCCGGCGCCGATATTACTGAACTGGCCGTACAAACTCCTGTGACCGCCAAAGAATTTGCGCTACGCAGCGAAGTGGTTTTATGTTTTATCGAACGCATGAATAAACCTGTTATTGCCGCCGTCAACGGTTTCGCTCTTGGAGGCGGTTGTGAATTGTCGATGGCCTGTCACATGCGCATTGCATCTGAAAATGCCAAATTCGGCCAGCCGGAAGTGAACCTGGGTTTGATTGCCGGCAATGGCGGAACTCAGCGTCTTCCTCGGCTTGTCGGAAAAGGACGCGCGATCGAGTTGCTTTGCACCGGCGATATGATTTCCGCTGAAGAAGCTTTTCGGATCGGCTTGGCTAACCGCGTCGTAAAAAAAGAGGAATTAATTTCAACCTGTGAAAAGATGTTGAATACCATCGGTTCTAAGGCTCCGGTTGCCGTCAAACTTACATTGGAAGCTGTTCAGAGCGGGATGGAAATGACGCTGGCCGAAGGACTTAATTTTGAGGCCAATTTATTCGGCCTGGTATTCTCCAGCGATGATATGAAAGAAGGAACCAAAGCCTTCATGGAGAAACGCAAACCGAACTTTCAGGGAAAATAA
- a CDS encoding DUF3592 domain-containing protein yields the protein MAIFSFLLITGSFLAVTFFSVFDISLKLKQWPTAEAKIISSEVAGKRAFHPEVVLEYSVNNQHYTLKTDMDVPGFGTKNNRLNVARETVIENFPGKMLTVHYNPDNPAEAVLHTSGKFSSYVFLSIGVFMYAFGVYGVLSFLFNLTKPQPLKNF from the coding sequence ATGGCAATTTTTTCATTCTTGTTGATTACCGGATCATTCCTGGCTGTTACATTTTTTTCTGTGTTCGATATTTCTCTCAAACTTAAACAATGGCCTACGGCCGAAGCCAAAATCATTTCATCGGAAGTAGCCGGCAAACGAGCCTTTCATCCTGAAGTCGTTTTAGAATACTCTGTGAACAACCAGCACTATACGCTCAAAACCGATATGGACGTTCCCGGCTTTGGTACTAAAAACAACCGGCTAAATGTGGCCAGAGAAACAGTAATAGAAAATTTCCCGGGTAAAATGCTGACTGTTCATTATAATCCCGATAACCCAGCCGAAGCCGTTTTACATACGAGTGGGAAATTTTCCTCTTATGTTTTTTTGAGTATCGGGGTTTTCATGTATGCTTTCGGTGTTTATGGTGTTTTAAGTTTCTTATTCAATTTAACCAAGCCACAGCCTTTGAAAAATTTTTGA